In a genomic window of Chryseobacterium sp. G0162:
- a CDS encoding helix-turn-helix domain-containing protein: protein MMASKCIMITLLLFFSITDFHAEENRNDYVWLRSQYENLKKNDSTAFRYLRIYISKAKKDSDFARLSEAYKFAVYFTPSNEGKLSYADSTIYAALRSKQPELIGDAYLGKGIFYYFTLKKYEPALAEYLKAYEYSKNGKDEYLHQKIIYHLGVVKSYLGFYQEALELFKQCSAFFEKKSKEKSHPNTLFNFKRGYYNSIHQMVICYRNLKEYDMADGLVENALLQLADQDRFLLEKSYLLKCRGISAYHHKNYAGSIHDLSSALQEIVKSNDFSWLSVIYYYLGKNHMVSNENKGIYYLEKVDSIFNRHTFILPEVRPAYEDLIMYYSEKGDQEKQLYYTKQLLKVDKLIGKDFTYLSSKIHREYDKRLLTESKNRLEKMSSHRMMYMLVFIVSTIFFLCLFILKYHKEQHIKLKYLLLQDRLNNKQYDMLIIDRQDVIGNSVKTGLPEELYKELDQKLRQFEIENGFKQRGLTLGILATKMNTNTSYLSTFINENKGENFKTYINRLRISYITQLLNSERKYLLYTIEALAEESGISTRQHFSDLFYEVNGLRPTDFIRKRKEELKME, encoded by the coding sequence ATGATGGCCTCAAAATGTATCATGATAACATTGTTGCTGTTTTTTTCCATCACTGATTTCCATGCAGAGGAAAACAGGAATGATTATGTTTGGCTCAGAAGTCAATACGAAAATCTTAAAAAGAATGACTCGACAGCTTTCAGGTATTTAAGGATTTATATATCAAAAGCAAAGAAGGATTCTGATTTTGCAAGGCTTTCGGAAGCTTATAAGTTTGCTGTATATTTCACTCCGTCCAATGAAGGAAAACTTTCCTATGCAGACAGTACTATCTATGCAGCATTGAGGTCAAAGCAGCCGGAACTTATCGGTGATGCCTATTTAGGTAAAGGAATCTTTTATTACTTTACCCTTAAAAAATATGAACCTGCCCTGGCAGAGTATCTGAAAGCTTATGAATATTCTAAAAATGGTAAGGATGAGTATTTACATCAAAAAATCATATATCACCTGGGGGTTGTAAAAAGTTATTTGGGATTTTATCAGGAAGCTTTAGAGTTGTTTAAACAATGCAGTGCCTTTTTTGAAAAAAAGAGTAAAGAAAAAAGCCATCCAAATACGTTATTCAATTTTAAAAGAGGCTATTATAATTCTATTCATCAAATGGTGATCTGTTATCGAAACCTTAAGGAATATGATATGGCAGACGGCCTTGTTGAAAATGCTTTACTGCAACTTGCTGATCAGGATAGATTTTTACTGGAAAAAAGCTATCTGTTAAAATGCCGTGGCATTTCGGCGTATCACCATAAAAATTACGCTGGAAGTATACATGATTTAAGTTCAGCTTTACAAGAGATCGTAAAATCAAATGATTTTTCCTGGTTATCTGTTATTTATTATTACCTGGGAAAGAACCATATGGTGAGTAATGAAAATAAGGGTATTTATTATCTTGAGAAGGTTGATTCTATTTTCAACCGGCATACATTTATCCTTCCTGAAGTAAGACCAGCATATGAAGATCTTATAATGTACTATTCAGAGAAAGGCGATCAGGAAAAGCAGCTGTATTATACGAAGCAGCTATTGAAGGTTGACAAGCTTATCGGCAAAGACTTTACCTACCTATCATCAAAAATACACAGGGAGTATGATAAGAGATTACTCACTGAAAGTAAAAACAGATTGGAGAAAATGAGTTCGCATCGGATGATGTACATGCTTGTATTTATTGTATCAACAATATTCTTTCTCTGTCTATTCATTTTGAAGTATCATAAGGAACAACATATAAAATTGAAGTATCTGCTACTGCAGGACAGATTAAATAATAAACAATATGATATGTTAATTATTGATAGACAGGATGTTATTGGTAATTCTGTAAAAACTGGGCTCCCCGAAGAACTTTATAAAGAATTGGATCAGAAACTTCGGCAATTTGAAATTGAAAACGGATTTAAGCAGAGAGGGTTGACATTAGGAATATTAGCTACAAAAATGAATACTAATACTTCTTATCTTTCAACTTTTATCAATGAAAATAAAGGTGAAAATTTTAAAACTTATATCAATAGGCTTAGAATTTCCTATATCACACAATTACTAAATTCGGAGAGGAAATACCTTTTGTATACGATTGAAGCTCTCGCTGAAGAATCGGGTATTTCAACTCGCCAGCATTTTTCAGATCTATTTTATGAAGTCAATGGATTAAGACCAACAGATTTTATTCGCAAAAGAAAAGAAGAACTTAAAATGGAATAG
- a CDS encoding DUF6520 family protein, whose protein sequence is MKKFILPVAIVMIGATSALASNVSKSNTKIPATGYVFRPAAAIKCVNAHVQCDTSGNVMCTADLGNGPEQLYQRISDTSCPNALFVKP, encoded by the coding sequence ATGAAAAAGTTTATTCTGCCTGTCGCCATTGTGATGATAGGCGCAACATCTGCTCTTGCGAGCAATGTCAGCAAAAGCAACACGAAAATCCCTGCGACAGGATACGTATTCCGCCCTGCGGCAGCTATTAAATGTGTCAATGCCCATGTTCAATGTGACACATCAGGGAATGTTATGTGTACCGCAGATCTCGGAAATGGTCCTGAACAACTCTATCAGAGAATCAGTGATACTTCATGCCCCAATGCACTTTTTGTAAAACCTTAA
- a CDS encoding MauE/DoxX family redox-associated membrane protein, with translation MKISTTSISIISYFFVLLFVYAAVSKILDFENFQVQIAQSPLLSSYAGITSYAVIIAELLICISLILPKYRLYGLYSSLGLMTSFTTYIYLIIHYSEFIPCSCGGILEKLDWNEHLIFNIGCIIIAIIGIFLSLKLRQRILTTSLWIISLIILSFSLVMILFFSSEQMIKKNNNFIRRFPHHPILQDKSLDLKANSYYFAGTSNGKVILGNYISPLTITEIDSTFTTFTQHTLTLDYYDHQFKSLTLYIRDSHFYLADGSVPVIYRGNLNNLSAKTLSYKKMYFDQLQILDSTHIAFRTFNPNIKVRSLGILQSISGNYHLNNNIIKKQKDGLFDTDGQLIADSYTNTYYYIYFYRNKIITIKTPDNSFSEQNTIDTTHIAKVQSTILSNGKTKMTAPPVVVNKMATACKGILFNRSNLMGNYENRDQWKTNAIIDMYNTRNKSYSGSFYIQNRSNHKMSGMLATSKYFYSLMSNEIVRYRYAQTITDDFKKGEAENLRSE, from the coding sequence ATGAAGATATCAACAACCTCCATCAGCATCATAAGCTACTTCTTTGTTTTGTTGTTTGTGTATGCTGCCGTGAGCAAAATACTTGATTTTGAAAACTTTCAGGTCCAGATTGCACAATCACCATTATTGAGTAGCTATGCAGGTATCACTTCATATGCCGTGATTATTGCAGAACTTTTGATATGCATTTCTCTAATACTACCAAAATATCGTTTATACGGTTTATATAGTTCGCTTGGACTCATGACCTCATTTACTACCTATATTTATCTCATTATTCATTACAGTGAATTTATACCCTGCTCCTGTGGAGGTATTCTCGAAAAACTAGATTGGAATGAGCACCTTATTTTTAACATAGGCTGTATTATCATTGCTATCATAGGCATTTTTCTTTCTCTTAAACTAAGACAAAGAATTTTAACAACATCTTTATGGATTATCTCTCTGATCATCCTTAGCTTTTCGCTGGTAATGATCCTCTTCTTTTCCTCCGAACAGATGATAAAGAAAAATAATAATTTCATAAGGCGTTTTCCCCATCATCCAATTTTACAGGATAAGAGTCTCGATTTAAAGGCTAATTCTTATTATTTTGCAGGTACCAGTAACGGAAAAGTAATACTCGGTAACTATATCAGCCCGCTCACCATCACTGAGATTGATTCCACTTTCACTACTTTCACCCAACATACCCTTACGCTGGATTATTATGACCACCAATTTAAGTCTTTAACGCTTTATATCCGTGATTCCCATTTCTACCTTGCCGACGGAAGTGTTCCTGTCATTTATCGTGGGAATCTCAATAATCTTTCTGCAAAAACCCTGAGTTACAAAAAGATGTATTTTGACCAGCTACAAATATTGGACTCTACTCATATAGCATTCAGAACCTTTAATCCTAATATCAAAGTGCGTTCTTTAGGGATATTACAATCAATCTCCGGCAATTATCATCTGAATAACAATATCATCAAAAAACAAAAGGACGGTCTATTTGATACAGACGGACAGCTAATTGCAGACAGCTATACTAATACCTATTATTACATCTACTTCTACCGTAATAAGATCATTACAATAAAAACTCCTGACAATTCTTTTTCGGAGCAAAACACTATTGATACCACCCATATTGCAAAAGTTCAAAGTACTATTCTTTCCAATGGAAAAACAAAGATGACTGCTCCGCCTGTTGTAGTGAACAAAATGGCAACAGCGTGTAAAGGGATCTTATTTAACCGATCTAATCTTATGGGAAACTATGAAAATAGAGACCAGTGGAAGACCAATGCTATTATTGATATGTACAACACCAGAAATAAAAGTTATAGTGGAAGTTTTTATATACAAAACCGCAGCAACCATAAAATGTCCGGAATGCTGGCAACATCAAAGTATTTCTATTCACTTATGAGTAATGAAATTGTCCGCTATCGTTATGCGCAGACCATTACGGACGATTTCAAAAAAGGGGAAGCCGAAAACCTTAGATCAGAGTAG
- a CDS encoding alpha/beta hydrolase family protein — MKAIKLLYIMILLFSIDAISQTVKKDRFNPRYHNLRYTIMFPETSPNGKWTAFRKTYEESRDTIVLVNRKRAENVKQYAGVTKFHFTGRSNLLLIRKGSAEMINLNSGLSKSWNQIVSSEFVKSQNTWLVLRGISSSGTDLEIWKEGDLADSYKNVTSFFVKGSDVFFVKKEAGKNILYDLRKPKKAIYSTDQKILDCRWSDKGASAWITEKNGKTDLVYISKTQEVFHLNSDTSRDFKAATISRLGTGERFLVRLTYGDDPDKLPGNPDIWNADDRKLELKFHGGESEEIAVWDPKLHSLRMDTDDKALEKINIGDSTYVISYNYYKNQDYVHQYPEFDLYRYEVGNGKQQYIGKGGYILYYGSTGRYILSNPGNNWVLYDLYRLAEKKLKIADTGDPYFSEDDQYILFETEGGLLRYQTDTGDLVKISLLDGFHSTIVNPIQGEGISGYPNGGQNLYNSKESLIIKMYDKKNDQTAILSYSCQSGKKVMLQAPTRERIDKIEHKNGILLEACIEDYNVPAYIKVFNGSKAKIIYKSNRKDMEIGRIRSERISYKNSEGADLTGILYYPLDFTDLKRYPMITIVYARQSHFGNQYLRDGFFERTEGLNIRSYLEGGYFVFLPDIVFDKRGTGFSALDCVNSALDAVSGLKSIDFKRLGLIGYSHGGYETNFIATHSDRFKAYASGAGNSDLVRSYFSYNYNFLRPFYWQFENGQYKMPGSLKDYKELYIQNSPIYSVSEISAPIFLWTGVNDRNIDWNQVMEFYIGLKRNKKEVVALFYQDEAHGFWKRSNKIDIARRVEQWFEYHLNDGIKADWMKGSDKRD; from the coding sequence TCCTGCTTTTTTCTATAGACGCGATCAGCCAGACGGTTAAAAAAGACAGGTTTAATCCCAGGTATCACAATCTCCGGTATACAATAATGTTTCCGGAAACATCACCCAACGGAAAGTGGACCGCATTCCGGAAAACCTATGAGGAAAGCAGGGACACCATTGTTTTGGTAAACCGTAAAAGGGCTGAGAACGTGAAACAGTATGCAGGGGTAACCAAATTTCATTTTACAGGCCGTTCAAATCTTCTTTTAATAAGAAAGGGCAGTGCTGAAATGATTAACCTTAATTCAGGACTGAGTAAAAGCTGGAATCAGATCGTCAGTTCAGAATTTGTAAAGTCTCAGAATACATGGTTGGTATTACGGGGAATTTCATCTTCAGGGACTGATCTGGAAATCTGGAAGGAGGGAGATCTGGCAGACAGCTATAAAAATGTTACAAGCTTTTTTGTAAAAGGGAGTGATGTGTTTTTTGTGAAAAAGGAAGCCGGGAAAAACATCCTGTATGATCTGCGGAAGCCTAAAAAAGCAATCTATTCAACTGATCAGAAAATACTGGATTGCAGATGGTCAGACAAGGGGGCCAGTGCATGGATTACAGAAAAAAATGGAAAAACGGATCTGGTTTATATTAGCAAAACCCAAGAGGTATTTCATCTGAACAGTGATACGAGCCGGGACTTTAAAGCGGCCACTATTTCCCGGCTGGGAACCGGAGAGCGTTTTCTGGTCAGGCTCACCTATGGTGATGATCCAGATAAGCTTCCCGGTAATCCTGACATCTGGAATGCGGATGATCGTAAACTCGAACTGAAGTTTCATGGTGGTGAGTCGGAAGAAATAGCAGTCTGGGATCCGAAGCTGCACAGTCTGAGAATGGATACTGATGATAAAGCGCTGGAGAAAATCAATATTGGAGACAGTACGTATGTTATCAGTTATAATTACTATAAAAATCAGGATTATGTACACCAGTACCCTGAGTTTGATTTGTACCGTTATGAAGTTGGGAATGGAAAACAGCAATATATCGGGAAGGGAGGGTATATCCTCTATTATGGATCTACAGGAAGGTATATACTGTCTAATCCCGGCAATAATTGGGTGCTTTATGATTTGTATAGACTGGCTGAAAAAAAGTTGAAAATAGCGGATACGGGAGATCCCTATTTCTCAGAAGATGATCAATATATCCTGTTTGAAACAGAGGGCGGGTTGTTGCGGTATCAAACAGATACTGGTGATTTGGTGAAAATTTCCTTACTGGATGGGTTCCATTCTACCATTGTAAATCCAATTCAGGGAGAGGGTATAAGTGGTTATCCTAATGGAGGCCAGAATCTATATAATAGTAAGGAGTCCCTGATTATAAAAATGTATGATAAAAAGAATGATCAAACTGCCATTCTTTCGTATTCTTGTCAATCAGGGAAAAAGGTAATGCTGCAGGCTCCTACAAGAGAACGGATTGATAAAATAGAACATAAGAATGGCATCCTGCTGGAGGCTTGTATTGAGGATTACAATGTTCCGGCCTATATAAAAGTATTTAACGGCTCGAAAGCAAAAATCATTTATAAAAGCAACCGGAAGGACATGGAGATTGGAAGGATTCGTAGTGAGAGGATAAGCTATAAAAATTCTGAAGGAGCAGACCTTACCGGTATTTTGTATTACCCTTTGGATTTCACAGATCTAAAGCGTTACCCCATGATCACTATTGTCTATGCGAGACAAAGCCATTTTGGCAATCAGTATCTGCGAGATGGGTTTTTCGAACGTACGGAGGGTCTGAACATACGTTCTTATCTTGAGGGTGGGTATTTTGTGTTTCTTCCTGATATTGTTTTTGACAAAAGAGGGACTGGATTCTCGGCTCTGGATTGTGTGAACAGTGCTCTCGATGCTGTATCTGGATTGAAGTCCATTGACTTTAAAAGACTGGGACTCATAGGGTATTCCCATGGAGGATATGAGACTAATTTTATAGCCACCCATTCAGACCGGTTTAAAGCCTATGCCTCGGGAGCTGGAAACAGTGATTTGGTACGGTCTTATTTTTCATATAATTACAATTTCCTGAGGCCTTTTTACTGGCAGTTTGAAAATGGACAGTATAAAATGCCTGGAAGTTTGAAGGACTATAAAGAACTGTATATTCAGAACAGCCCGATCTATAGTGTATCCGAAATCAGTGCGCCTATTTTCTTATGGACAGGAGTCAATGACAGAAATATAGACTGGAATCAGGTCATGGAGTTTTATATTGGATTGAAAAGAAATAAAAAAGAAGTCGTCGCCTTGTTTTATCAGGATGAGGCTCATGGTTTCTGGAAGAGATCCAATAAAATAGATATCGCCCGAAGAGTAGAGCAGTGGTTTGAATATCACCTTAATGATGGGATAAAAGCTGATTGGATGAAGGGAAGTGATAAACGGGATTAA
- the mobC gene encoding conjugal transfer protein MobC has product MQGEDDLRGLAKIMAFMRAVSIIIVLMHLYWFCYGFFAKQQWTLELINKILHNFNKTAGLFSQSIYSKLFAIVLLALSCLGTKGVKNEKITWKKISVVFSIGFLLFFLNSILLQSASSFTPVLYILSTGSGYILLMQAGVWISRLLKHNLMTDVFNSENESFQQETQLLYNEYSVNLPTKFYYQGNWHQGWINVVNPFRATIVLGTPGSGKSYTVVNNYIRQHIEKGFAMYIYDFKFDDLSTTAYNHLLNHSDAYTIKPKFYIINFDDPRKSHRCNPLHPSFMTDISDAYEAAYTIMLNLNRSWIQKQGDFFVESPIILLAAIIWFLKIYENGRYCTFPHAIELLNKKYEEVFTILTSYSELENYLSPFMDAWQGGAQDQLQGQIASAKIPLSRMISPQLYWVMTGDDFSLDINNPDEPKILCVGNNPDRQNIYSAALGLYNSRIVKLINKKGQLKSSVIIDELPTIYFRGLDNLIATARSNKVSVCLGFQDFSQLTRDYGDKESKVIQNTVGNIFSGQVVGETAKTLSERFGKVLQKRQSISINRNDTSTSISTQLDSLIPASKISTLTQGFFVGAVSDNFDERIEQKIFHSEIVVDSVKLSQEMQNVQKIPLIRSFIDEDGNDSMTKQIQDNYKEIKADILNIITNEMDRIKNDPDLQYLIKND; this is encoded by the coding sequence ATGCAGGGTGAAGACGATTTAAGAGGACTTGCCAAAATCATGGCGTTTATGCGAGCGGTAAGCATTATTATAGTACTAATGCACCTCTATTGGTTTTGTTACGGATTTTTTGCAAAGCAACAATGGACGCTGGAACTCATCAATAAAATACTTCATAATTTTAATAAGACAGCAGGCCTTTTTTCTCAATCTATTTATTCTAAGCTGTTCGCAATAGTTTTATTGGCTTTGAGTTGCCTCGGAACAAAGGGAGTCAAAAATGAAAAGATCACATGGAAAAAAATTAGTGTTGTTTTTTCTATTGGTTTTCTATTATTCTTTTTAAACTCAATCCTCTTACAATCTGCCAGCAGTTTTACTCCTGTACTTTATATTCTATCTACTGGATCCGGATATATTCTCCTAATGCAGGCGGGAGTATGGATAAGCCGCCTTCTGAAGCATAACTTAATGACTGATGTTTTTAACAGTGAGAATGAAAGTTTTCAGCAGGAAACTCAATTACTCTATAATGAATACTCGGTTAATCTTCCCACAAAATTCTATTATCAGGGAAACTGGCATCAGGGATGGATTAATGTAGTCAATCCGTTTCGTGCGACCATTGTTTTAGGGACACCAGGCTCGGGAAAATCTTATACTGTTGTCAACAATTATATTAGACAGCATATCGAAAAAGGATTTGCTATGTACATCTACGATTTTAAATTTGATGACTTGTCAACCACTGCGTACAACCATCTTTTAAATCATTCCGATGCTTATACAATAAAGCCGAAATTCTATATCATCAATTTTGACGACCCCAGAAAAAGCCATCGGTGTAACCCCTTACATCCTAGTTTTATGACAGATATTTCAGATGCATATGAAGCCGCCTACACCATTATGCTGAATCTTAACAGAAGCTGGATTCAAAAACAAGGTGACTTCTTTGTTGAAAGTCCCATTATATTGTTAGCGGCGATCATATGGTTTCTTAAAATTTATGAAAACGGCAGATACTGCACTTTTCCACACGCTATTGAACTGCTGAATAAAAAATATGAAGAGGTATTTACGATATTAACATCTTATTCCGAATTAGAGAACTACCTCTCTCCTTTCATGGATGCATGGCAAGGCGGTGCACAGGATCAATTGCAGGGGCAAATTGCATCAGCTAAGATTCCTTTGTCTAGAATGATCTCACCACAATTATATTGGGTAATGACCGGAGACGATTTTTCTTTGGATATCAATAATCCAGATGAACCTAAAATATTGTGCGTAGGTAATAATCCTGACCGTCAGAATATCTATTCTGCTGCTCTGGGATTATATAATTCAAGAATTGTTAAGCTGATTAATAAAAAAGGACAGTTAAAAAGTTCTGTCATTATCGACGAGCTTCCCACAATATATTTCAGAGGCCTGGATAATTTAATTGCTACTGCCAGAAGCAATAAAGTTTCTGTATGTCTTGGGTTTCAGGATTTTTCTCAGCTGACAAGAGATTATGGAGACAAGGAAAGTAAAGTGATTCAGAATACAGTCGGCAATATTTTCAGCGGGCAGGTAGTTGGAGAAACAGCAAAAACCTTATCTGAACGCTTTGGAAAAGTGCTGCAAAAAAGACAAAGTATATCCATCAACAGGAATGATACTTCTACCTCCATCTCTACCCAATTGGATAGTTTGATTCCTGCTTCGAAAATTTCTACCTTGACTCAGGGATTTTTTGTTGGTGCAGTATCTGATAACTTTGACGAAAGGATAGAACAGAAGATTTTTCATTCGGAGATTGTTGTGGATAGTGTTAAGCTTTCTCAAGAAATGCAAAACGTTCAGAAAATACCGCTGATTCGATCCTTTATTGACGAAGATGGAAATGATTCGATGACCAAACAGATCCAAGATAATTACAAAGAAATTAAGGCTGATATTCTTAACATCATCACGAATGAGATGGATCGAATAAAAAATGATCCTGATTTGCAGTATTTAATCAAAAATGATTAA
- a CDS encoding RteC domain-containing protein, whose product MVTKTIFKRTSQLLEDLDVKINEVYADGNDMIKISEKALLIIDESIRKLKLLVSNHHFDHIAEEVFFFKKLKPQFISKFIYYSSVLDIEAHKPAAGSKTLKKYYEAEQEKLKNFYLEHSEFYSYYKREATYLDHKIFVRNSYDLKMKLSSGFYNYDPNFTTSHDHMIARFISNQQFDHYLKRQIEGSNEDTVSKLLSPLSWSGSKVGLIELIYALYQMRCFNGGNIELSEVIKFVEKSLDCDLGNFHKTVFEIRTRKQGPTKFLQLVGDNLNQHFMTHEAE is encoded by the coding sequence ATGGTAACAAAAACTATTTTTAAAAGAACTTCACAGTTATTGGAAGATCTGGATGTAAAGATTAACGAAGTCTACGCAGATGGAAATGATATGATCAAAATTTCTGAAAAGGCTTTACTCATCATTGACGAGTCTATAAGAAAATTGAAGCTTCTGGTTTCCAACCATCACTTTGATCATATTGCCGAGGAAGTATTTTTTTTTAAGAAGCTAAAACCACAGTTTATTTCAAAATTTATCTATTACTCTTCGGTACTGGATATTGAGGCCCATAAGCCGGCTGCGGGAAGTAAAACTTTAAAGAAATATTATGAGGCAGAGCAGGAGAAGTTAAAGAACTTTTATTTGGAACATTCCGAATTCTACAGTTATTATAAACGTGAGGCGACTTATCTTGACCATAAAATATTTGTCCGTAATTCCTATGATTTGAAAATGAAGCTATCATCAGGTTTTTACAACTATGATCCCAATTTTACGACATCACACGATCATATGATCGCCAGATTTATTTCCAATCAGCAATTTGATCACTATTTAAAAAGACAGATTGAAGGTTCTAATGAAGATACAGTATCAAAACTACTTTCTCCTCTTAGCTGGTCGGGATCAAAGGTTGGTCTTATAGAATTGATCTATGCCCTTTACCAGATGCGTTGTTTTAATGGGGGGAATATAGAATTAAGTGAAGTCATAAAATTTGTTGAAAAGTCACTGGATTGCGATCTTGGCAATTTCCATAAAACCGTCTTTGAAATCCGCACCAGGAAACAGGGGCCAACCAAATTTCTTCAACTGGTCGGGGACAATCTCAACCAGCATTTTATGACTCATGAAGCTGAATAA